Genomic window (Luteibacter yeojuensis):
CGCTTCGTGGCTCCGTGGGCTTCTCGCCGCTATAGCGGCTCCTACGGAGCAGGCCGGCGCCGGGCAAAATAAAACCCCGGCAGCCAGGGGAGGAGCTGCCGGGGTTCGCGTCGGGTCCAGGCTATCAGGGGAAATAGCGGGACCCGGGACAACCGACTCGAAAGATCGCGTCGCTTGCCAACAGGTCGCCTCTCGGCGATCGAATACTTAGATAAGGCCGAACCCGTGAAGTTCCCGTCTCACTGCATCGCAGCATTTGGTTCCCGTTTAACTTCGGCGGCCTGCGCGTGGTCGGCCAGCCACGGACGGACCTGCGCAACCCACAGCGCGTAGCCGGTCGCATTCATGTGCAGACCGTCCTCGAGGAAGAGGCTGCGCTTGGGCTGACCCTGCGCATCGAGCATCGCCGGCGCCACGTCGAGGAACGCTACGCCCTTCTGCCCCATCGACCAGTCGCGGACCAGCTTGTTCGCGCGCTCGATGTTCGGCAGCAGCGCCAGCCGGGCGATGCTCGGCTTGATCGAGATGAAGGCGATCGGCAGGTCGGGCTGGTCCTGGCGCGCCTTGGCCACGAAGGCAGCGAAATCGTCGCGCACCTGTTCGGGCGTGTCGCCGTTCTGCAGGTCGTTGTCGCCGGCGTAGACCACGATCGCCACCGGATGGTACGGCGCCACGATGCGGTCGGCGAAAGCCGTGCTGTCGTCGAGGTCGGACCCCCCGAAGCCACGATTGATCGTGCGGTAGTTGGGGAAATCCTCCGCGAGCGTCTTCCACATGCGGATGGAGGAGCTGCCGATGAAGAGCACGGCGTTGGCCGGCGGCGGCGATGCCTTGTCCGCGGCCTCGAAGGCCTGGATGTCGTGTTCCCACTGGCTGTGGTCGGGACCCTTGGCGTGCGCGCCGAAGGAGAAGACGAACAAGGTGAGGAGGAGCGTGAGCTTTTTCATCCGGCCCACCGTAACCCCTTATGTCCGTTGGGGTAAACCCTGCCGTTCGACGGGAGTTACCTTCAGTACGGCTTCGATCCGGGTGCCGTTCCAGCGATAGATGAAGTGCTCCGCCTGGATGCAGGGCGCGACCAGGTCAGGGTAGAACGCCGCGACGCATTCGCCGCCGGCATGACGGGCGCTGTCGTAGACGATGCCGTTGGAGCCCTGCTCGCGCAGCGTCCGCGCCAGTCTGACGCTGGCGGCATAGGAGTCCGGATCGTGCTCGGCCCCCCAGCCACCGCGGATGTCGTGGAAGCGGCCCGCGATGGCGGTCTTGTAGCAGCGTACTTGTACGTCGGTCGGCGGTTCGCGGGTGGCGGCCAGGAAAGCCTCGCGGTGGAACACCGTTTCCTCGATGGCGGTGGACACGCTGTGGGCCGCGTAGAACACCCCCCAGTGGCCGTCGCTGAAGCGGCTGCCGTCCGGCGCGATATGGGTAAACGCGGCCATGATCGGCGAGGTGCCCGGTCCCGACACGCG
Coding sequences:
- a CDS encoding SGNH/GDSL hydrolase family protein → MKKLTLLLTLFVFSFGAHAKGPDHSQWEHDIQAFEAADKASPPPANAVLFIGSSSIRMWKTLAEDFPNYRTINRGFGGSDLDDSTAFADRIVAPYHPVAIVVYAGDNDLQNGDTPEQVRDDFAAFVAKARQDQPDLPIAFISIKPSIARLALLPNIERANKLVRDWSMGQKGVAFLDVAPAMLDAQGQPKRSLFLEDGLHMNATGYALWVAQVRPWLADHAQAAEVKREPNAAMQ
- a CDS encoding RES family NAD+ phosphorylase; protein product: MSAAPPLRRIRWSHAYRIVSSRFPPVGLFDRIADPKDIDAVMSIESMTNPRLREEMGALRLVPPDRRVSGPGTSPIMAAFTHIAPDGSRFSDGHWGVFYAAHSVSTAIEETVFHREAFLAATREPPTDVQVRCYKTAIAGRFHDIRGGWGAEHDPDSYAASVRLARTLREQGSNGIVYDSARHAGGECVAAFYPDLVAPCIQAEHFIYRWNGTRIEAVLKVTPVERQGLPQRT